The DNA window GGTCAGCTCGCGTCGGTCGTTGAACAGCCGCTCGTACCGGACCTCGGCGGCGTCGATCTCCTCGACGCCGCGCAGCACGTGCACCTTGCGGAAGCCCTCCCGGGCCAGCAGCCCGTACGACCGCCGCAGGTCCCGCTGCATCCGGGCGAGCACCTGCCGGCCGTGGGTGCGGTCGGCCCGGCCCTGCGTCCGCTCCCAGGCCAGCGCCTCCGGCACGTCGAGCACGATCGCCACCGGCAGGACGTCGTGCTCCCGGGCCACCCGCACCAGCCCGGCCCGGGCGTGCGGCTGGAGGTTGGTGGCGTCCACGACGGTGAGCCGGCCCCGCCGCAGCCGCAGCCCGGCGACGTGGTGCAGCGCGTCGAAGGCGTCCGAGGAGGCCGACTGGTCGTTCTCGTCGTCGGAGACCATCGCCCGGAAGACGTCGGAGGAGAGCACCTGGCTCGGCGCGAAGTGCCGCCGGGCGAAGGTGGACTTGCCGCAGCCGGAGACCCCGACCAGCGCCACCAGGGCCAGCTCGGGGATGTCGAGGGTGGTCATCGAATCGGCTCCTCCTTCCGGATCGTCGTTGTCTCCGTGCTGGTCAGCACCGCCAGCTGGGTCGGGCTGCCCACCTCGGGGTCGTCGTCGCCGACGCCCCGGATCTCCGCCGTGTAGCCGTACGCCGCGCCGACCCGGTCGACCCAGGCGGCGAACTCGGCCCGGGTCCACTCGAAGCGGTGGTCGGCGTGCCGGAACCGGCCCGCCCCCAGCCCCTCGTAGCGGACGTTGAACTCGGCGTTCGGCGTGGTCACGACCACCGTGGCCGGTCTGGCGTGGCCGAACACGGCGTCCTCCAGCGCCGGCAGGCGGGGCGGGTCGACGTGCTCGATCACCTCCATCAGCACGGCCGCGTCGTACCCGCGCAGGCGGTCGTCCCGGTAGGTCAGCGCCGACTGCCACAGCCGGATCCGGTCCCGCTGCCGCTGCGGCAGCCGGTCCAGCCGCAACCGGTGGGCCGCGATGGCGAGGGCACGGGTGGAGACGTCGGTGCCGACGATCTCGGCGTACCGGCGGTCGCCGACCAGGGCGGAGAGCAGCGCCCCGCCGCCGCAGCCGAGGTCCAGCACCCGGGTCGCCCCGCTGGCAGCCAGCGCGGCGAGCGCCGCCTCCCGGCGGCGTACCGCGAGCGACGGACGGTGCGGGGTGGCCTCGTCCTCCTCGCCGGCCACGCTGTCGGCGGGCGGCTCGTCGGCCAGCCGCTGCTCGGCGAGGCGGGCCAGGGCCTCGCCGGCCAGGGCGCGCCGGTGGGCCAGGTAGCGGCGGGTGATGGTGCCCCGCTCCGGGTGGTCGGCGAGCCAGCCCGCGCCCGCCCGGAGCAGCTTGTCGATCTCGTCGGGCGCCACCCAGTAGTGCTTCGCGTCGTCGAGCACCGGCAGCAGCACGTACAGGTGGTTGAGGGCGTCGGAGAGCCGCAGCGTGCCGGTCAGCGTCAGGTCGACGTACCGGCTGTCGCCCCACTCCGGGTGCGCCTCGTCCAGCGTGATCGGGGTGGCCGTCACCGTCCAGCCCAGCGGGGCGAACACCCGCGCGGCCAGGTCGGCGCCGCCCCGGCAACGCAGCACCGGCACCCGCACCTCCAGCGGGATCGGGCGGGCCGCCAGCTCGGGACGGTCGCGGGACTCCCCGCGCAGGGCCGAGCGGAACACCCTGCCCAGCGCCGAGGAGAGCAGGCTCGACGCGGCGTACGGGCGGTCGTTGACGTACTGGCCGAGGGTGAAGGCGTCCGGGGTGCTCGCCTGCGCCTTCGCGCCTCCCCGCCCGCGCCCGCCGGCCAGCCGCAGGGGATCGACCTCCACCAGGAGGGCCGCCGTGCAGCGATGCTCGTTCGCCTCGGGGTAGAGCACGTGGGCGGCGCCGGCGGGCAGGTCGAAGCTCTGCACCCGGTCGGGATGCTTGACCAACAGGTAGCCGAGGTCGGTCGCCGGGTGGTGCGTGGTGGTGAGGGTGAGCAGCACGTCTCGATGGTGTCAGGTTTGTCGATCTTATGTCCTCCAGTTCCGCTCCCGTCCGGGTGCCGCGCTGCTCGGTGGGATGCCGGATACGGCGGTGCCCCGCCGACCGGGATGGTCGGCGGGGCACCTGTGTCGTTGCTGGTTGCCTCGGCTCCTGTCAGGCGACGAAGCGGGTCCGGCGGCGCTTGGCCACCAGGTAGCCGCCGACGCCGGCCACGAGCAGCAGGGCGCCGATGCCGGCGACCAGGCCGATGGAGGTGCCGGTGATCGGCAGGGTCCCGCCGTCGTCGTCACCGTCTCCGCCGCCCTGGCCGCCGTCGCCGGCGGCCGCGTTGACCAGGATCTTCGCGGTGTCGTTGGCCGGCTTGAGGTCCTTGTAGAAGCCGCCGTCGCACTCGCACGGCACGTTGACCTTGACGAGGCCGGTGGCGTTGGCGATCACCTTGTCGATGCGCAGGCGGAACTCGCCGGTCAACTCCTCGCCGGCCGGGGCGATCGGGCCCGGGTAGCACCGGTACTCGCGCCCACCCGGCTTACCGGGCTCGTCCCAGTCGTTGGCGTTGCCCTTGCGGGGAGCGCACTCGAAGGGAACCTCGACGGCCGTGGTGCCGGTCGGCACCGTGACGTCCACGTAGGTGACATCCATGTCGGTACGGAGGTAGTCGAGGGTGGCCGGGCCGTTGTTGCGGAAGCCGACGGTGGCGGCGACGACGTCGCCCGCCTTGCCGGTGAGCTTGGCGCCGATCGCCTCGAGGTCCGCACCGTTGTCGCCCGAGACCGTGATCTGCCACTCGGTGAAGTTGTTGGTCGGGTCGGTGTCCGTCTGCGCGGCCCGGGTCACCTTCGTCGGGGCGTCGCGCAGGGTCAGCTTGGGCCCGCTGCCGCGCTTGGCCGCCCGGGCGCCGGCCTCCTCGCGCACGTCGAACAGGTCCTCGAAGTCGCCGTACGTCAGGAAGCGGGCGTTGCCGTACTCGTGCCCGGGGGCGTACGTGTCCTTGCCGAGCTGGAAGTTCAGCGTCGCGGTGCGCCCCTCGCCGGCCGGGATCTCTTCGTCCAACAGGCAGGCGATGAGGTGGTCCTCGACGTAGAAGCAGTTGCTGAACCGATCCTTGGTGCGGATCGAGTAGTCGAGGTCGAACCAGGCGACCACGTCCTTGACGGGCTTCTCGCCGACGTTCACCACGGTCAGCGGCGCCTCGAACGCCCCGCCGGGCTTGACGGTGAACTCCGTGTTCGGCCCGCCCGCCAGGTCGACGCCCTCGCCGATCCGGATCCGTGAGGTGTAGCTGCCCCGCCCCTTGCCGGCGACCTGGAGGCTGATCTTGAGGTCACCGGAGTCGTCGACCGCCGCCTTGTCCGTGGGGACGATGGTCACGTCCTCGGTCCAGGTGCCGTTGAGGTCGTCGACCGAGACGGGAAAGTGCTCCTTGCAGAGCAGCACGCCCTCTTCCGGGGTGGTGCAGTCGCCGTGCTGCGCGGCAATGGTGACCTTGCCAACGAGCGAGCGGTAGTCGTACCGCACGGCGACGTCGTGCAGCACGGTCGGACGGTCGCTGAACAGGTGCAGCGCGTCGGACTTGCCCGGCGAGCCCGGAGCCAGGGTCATGTTCTGGAAGTAGAGCTCGACCTGGGCCGCGGGTGCGGCCACGGCGGGGGTGGCGGAGGCGGCGACGAACGCGCCTGCGACGCCGAGCCCGGCCAGCCAGCGCCGGGTGGAGTGCTTGAGCATGAGGGGAATCCTCCCGTGGGGGATCAGGGTGGAGCCCGTGGATCTTAAGGATCTTTTAAGTCCGCAGGTCAACCCGATCCGTCGATCCCATCGGGAATGGGCCGAACGGTTGATCACATCTGGCGTAAGGTTCGACCGCCCTGTCCACCCGGAGTGATCCCGGCGCCACTGTCCATCGCCCCATCGGCACGTCGTTCACCACAGCCGGAGTGCGGCCACGTTCGTCGCAACGATCCGCCCGTCCGATTCCGTCATCACAGGCAGGACAGCGGGAGGTGCAGTGACCTGCGAGGAGTTCGCCGACTCGCGGCTGGCCGCGCTGCGCCAGGACCGGCTCGCCGAGTGGACCGCCGCCCACCCCGAGCACGTCACCGTCCCGCGTCAGCGGTAGTCGTCCTCGTCGGCCGCCACCACCCGGGCCTGCTCCATGGCGTCCCAGTCGGCGACCTCCAGGCCCCGGCTCGGCTCGGGCTCGCCGTCGGCCGGGTCGGCCGACATGGCCTGCTCGACGGCGTCGGCCGGGGGCGCCTCCGGGTCCCGCTCCTCGGGAGCGAGGTGGTCGCTCGGGGCGAAGTCCTCTTCGGGCTGAGCCATCGTCCCTCCCGGTGGATCGGCGGAAACCTACCCACACCGTACGGGGTGCGCGGGGTCCACGCTCGTCGGCGGCGGAAGCCCAGTCGCCCGAATCGCCCCTCCGGACCCGATCCGCGGTGCCAGGATGGGTGCCGTGGGCTTCCTGATCCGGCTGGCGATCACCGCGGTCGCGCTGTGGATCGCCACGTTGGTGGTGCCCGGCGTCCACGTGACCGCCCGGACCGGGGGCGACACGGCGCTGACCCTCGTCGTGGTGGCACTGATCTTCGGCGTGGTCAACGCCGTGCTCAAGCCCGTGATCAGGGTGGTGGGCTGCGCCTTCTACCTGCTGACCCTGGGGTTGTTCGCCCTGGTGGTCAACGCGCTGCTGTTCCTGCTCACCGGCTGGATCGCCCGCGAGCTGGACCTACCGTTCCGGGTGGACGGTTTCTGGGCCGCCTTCTGGGGCGCCGTCGTGGTGGCGGTGGTGAGCTGGCTGATCAGCGTGGTGATCCCGGACGGCCGGAGGGAGCGGTGAGCTCCGCGACCGGCGCGTCCGCCGCGCGGGGCGTACGGGAAGGGTCGGTTGTGCCGGCGGGCGGCTGCTACGGGATACTGCCGGCGGAGGACAGCGCGGTCCGGCGCACCACGGAAGACAGCGGCCAGTACGGCCGAGAGCGGTAAGTAAGGAGCGTTCGACAATGCCCATCGCTTCCCCCGAGGCTTACGCCGAGATGCTGGACCGGGCCAAGGCCGGCCGGTTCGCGTACCCCGCGATCAACGTGACCTCCTCCCAGACCCTCAATGCGGCGCTGAAGGGCTTCGCCGACGCGGAGAGCGACGGCATCATCCAGGTCTCCACCGGCGGCGCCGAGTACCTGTCCGGCCCGTCGGTCAAGGACATGGTCACCGGCTCGGTGGCGTTCGCCGCGTACGCCCACGAGGTCGCCAAGAACTACCCGGTCAACATCGCCCTGCACACCGACCACTGCCCGAAGGACAAGCTGGACAAGTTCGTCCGGCCGCTGATGGGGATCTCGCAGGAGCGCGTCAAGCGCGGCGAGGAGCCGCTGTTCCAGTCGCACATGTGGGACGGCTCCGCGGTGCCGGTGGCGGAGAACCTGGAGATCGCCGAGCAGCTCCTCGGCGAGGCCGCCAAGGGCAAGATCGTCCTCGAGATCGAGGTCGGTGTCGTCGGCGGTGAGGAGGACGGCGTCGAGAACGCCATCAACGAGAAGCTCTACACCACCGTCGAGGACGGCCTCGCCATGGTGGAGGCGCTCGGCCTGGGCGAGAAGGGCCGCTACATGGCGGCGCTGACCTTTGGCAACGTGCACGGCGTCTACAAGCCGGGCAACGTCAAGCTCCGCCCCCAGGTGCTCCACGACATCCAGGTGGCGGTCGGCGCCAAGTACGGCAAGGAGAAGCCGCTCAGCCTGGTCTTCCACGGCGGCTCCGGCTCGCTGCTCTCCGAGATCCGGGAGGCGCTGGACTACGGCGTGGTGAAGATGAACATCGACACCGACACCCAGTACTGCTTCACCCGCCCCGTCGCGGACCACATGTTCCGCAACTATGACGGCGTGCTCAAGGTCGACGGCGAGGTCGGCAACAAGAAGATGTACGACCCGCGCGTCTGGGGCAAGGCCGCCGAGGCCGGCATGGCCGCCCGCATCGTGGAGGCCTGCGAGGCGCTGCGCTCCACGGGCACCAAGATGAAGTAGGGACGTCCGCGACGGCGGCCGGCACCCGGGGCGGGTGCCGGCCGCTTTCCGTAGCGGGCTCAGCCGGCCGTCAGCAGCCGGATCGCCTCGTTCACGTCGTCGGTGAGGTGCACGCTGCCGGACAGGTCGCCGAACGGCGAGGCGGCCAGCAGCGGGCGCAGCAGCGACTCGACCGGCAGCTCCCGCGTCCAGTACGCCCGGTCCAGGAAGACGTACGCGCCGCTCGCCCCGTCCGTGCCGTAGTACGTCTTCGTGGCCGCCTGGAACACCTCCTGCACCGTGCCCGCCCGGCCGGGCGCGAAGACGATCCCGCCCCGGGCCAGCCGCAGGATGGTGTCCTCGCGGATCGCGTTCGAGAAGTACTTGGCGATCCGCCCGGCGAACAGGTTCGCCGGCTCGTGGCCGTACAGCCAGGTGGGGATCGCGAGCCCGCCGGTGCGCGCCCAGTCCAGGTCCTCGCCGCGCTGGCGGGGCACCGTCGACGGCGGAGCCCACCGGGCCCGGACCTCCAGCGCGGCAGCCGTGTAGCGCTCGTGGTCGGTGAAGTCCGGCGCGGTCGCCAGCAGGTCGATCGCCGCCGTGAGCTCCTCCGCCGGCCGGGTCGACAGGTACGCCCCGAGGTTCGCCGCCTCCATCACGCCAGGCCCGCCGCCGGTCACCACCAGCCGATCGGCCCGGGCCAGCTCCCAACCCAGCACCGCGGCCATCCGGTACGGCACGCTGCCGCGCGGCACCGCGTGCCCGCCCATCACGCCCACCACCGACTGCGGCCCGCGCGCGGCGAGCCAGGCGCGGGTGGCGTCGACGAGCGCGTTGTCGACACCGTGGTCGTGCAGCCGCTGGCCGAGCGCCTCCCGGACGTCCGGCAGCGCCCCGCCGTGCGCCCGGAAATGGTCGTAGACCCGGGTGTCGTACATGGCGGCGAAGCCGCCCTCGGCGAAGCCGGCGGCCAGGTCGTCCGGGGTGTAGAGGTGCGACGGCTGGGTCGGGTAGGGCAGCCCGGAGAACGGCGGCACCACGTTCGCGCCGCGCCGGACCAGGTCCGCGCCGATCTCCCGGGAGGCGAACCGGCAGCCGACGAAGAGGGTGCCGGTCACCTCCGTCCGGGTCAGGTCGGGGACCGGGTCGAGGTCGAGGCGCAGGCCCTGGACGGTCAGCCCGGCCAGGGTGCCGGTCGTCAACCGCCGGTCGAACGCGTCGCGGGTCTCGACCTCGAGGGTGCTGGTGTCGTGCGGCTCGATGACGTCCGCAGGAGGTGGGGTCGGCACCACGCCATCCTGCCCGCCCGGGGCAACCCGCCAAACCGCCTCCGGGCCCCCCGGCGATCGGAGCCGGACCGACAGGAGCCCGGCGGCCAGGCCGCCGGGCTCCTGCGTAACCGGGTCCTGGGGAGGCTCCGGACCAATAGTTGTAGTGGAAACCACCGCCGGGCGGCATGGGCCGCAGGTCCGGCGGCTGGAGCCGCAGGCGTGACCAACGCCTCAGCCGTTCAGCCAGGCGGGTCCGCCGACCCCCTCGCGCGCCGGATCTGGAAGCGGGTTGAATGGGACGATGCAGAACCTGTTGCCCGAGCCGCCGGCCACCCATCTGCCGGATCACGCCGATGCCGACGCCGCGCTCGCCGCCGCCGAGGCCGGCGGCGATCAGGCGTACGAGGCGGTCGCCGCCCGCTTCCCGACCTACAGCGCGGCCTGGGGTGCGCTCGCGAGTCGGGCCCTGGCCGCCGGCCAGGTCGTCCCGGCGTACGCGTACGCCCGGACCGGGTACCACCGCGGCCTCGACCAGCTGCGCCGCACCGGCTGGAAGGGGCACGGCCCGGTGCCCTGGTCCCACGCGCCCAACCAGGGCTTCCTCCGCTGCCTGTACGTGCTCTCCCGGGCCGCGGGCGAGATCGGCGAGGCGGACGAGGCCGCCCGCTGCGCCCAGTTCCTGCGGGACTGCGACCCGGCCGCCGCCGACGCGCTGGCCAGCAACTGACCTTCCCTGCTGACCGGCCACGGCCGGCCCGACAAGCTCGTCGGGCCGGCCGTGACGCTGCTCAGAGGCCCTCGGCCACCGCTGCCGCGATCTTCAGCCAGGCGTCCCTGGTGGCCGAGGAGAGCTGCCCGTACCGGATCGGCTCGCCCGTGTCGATCAACCGCTCGTACGGCGCCAGCAGCACCGCCCGGGTCCGGGCGGCGAAGTGGTTCTGGATGGCCGGCAGGTCGATCTCCTTACGCGACGGTGGCATGGACACCACCGTCACCGCCTGCCGGACCAGCCGCTGCCGGCCGCTCTGCTCCAGGTGGTCCAGCATCCGGGCGGCGGTCTCCGCCGAGTCGTTCCGGGCCGACATGGTGACCACCAACTGGTCGGTGGCGTCCATCGCGGCCTGCCAGTTCTGCGCCCGGACGTTGTTGCCCGTGTCCACGAAGATCAGTTTGTAGAACCGGCTGACCACCTCCCGGAGCTCGGCGAACGCCGAGGCCGTGAGCATTTCCCCGCCCGTCGCCGACTCGTCCGAGGCGAGCACGTCGAACATCCCCTCGCCCTGCGAGCGGACATACTGCGACAGGTCGCCGACCCGCCCGTGCGCGCCCTGAAACTGGCCCAGGTCGCGCAGCAGGTCGCGCACCGTACGGGAGTGGAAGTCCTGCTGGGCACGCATCCCGAGGGTGCCCTGGGTCTCGTTGTTGTCCCAGGCGAGCACGTAGCCGCCGCGCTTCTGGCCGAACGTCATGGCCAGCAGCAGGATCGCCACCGTCTTGCCGGCGCCGCCCTTCGGGTTGACCACGGTCACCTGGCGCAGTCCGCCGAAGTTGCGGCGCACCATCTCGATGTCGCGGCGCATCTCCTGCTCGTGCCGCCCCGGCGGGAGCCGGACCAGACCCGTCCGGTTCACCACCGCCCGTACCCCCGTCGTGGCCAGCGGCTCGGCCGGCCGCGCCTGCCGGCGCCGGGCGAAGTCCTCCGCGGTCGGCGGGGCCTGCGCGCCCGGGGCCCAGGCCGGGTCCGGGTAGCCCGGCGGCACCCGGGTCACCCCGTCCGCCTCCTGGTACGGCGGCTGCGGCGCCGGCGGCTGGCCCTGCTGCGGCCAGGCCGGCGGGTACCAGCCCGGCGTCGCGGGCTGGGCTGCCTCGCTCTCGCCGGGTTGGGCCGGGCCGGGACGCCACCCGACCGGCGGGCCGCCCGTGTACCCGGGCGCGTACGGGTCGACCGGCGCCCCCGCGGCGTGCGGGTGCGGGGCCGGCGGCCCGGGCGGGTTCATCACCGGCGGGAACGGTCCGGGCGGAGGCGGCGAGGCCTGCTGCCCGAGGGCCTCGACCGGCTGCCTACGCGCCTCGGCCGGCGGAACGGCTGCCTCGACGGCTGCCTCGGTCGGCGGGACGGCTGCCTTGACGGCTGCCTCGGCCGGCGGGACGGCTGCCTCGGTCGGCCGGCTGGCCTGCGGCGGCGGCTCCGCCGCCCACAACGCCTCCGGCCCGCCGTCCCCGGACGGGCCCGCCTCCGGGCTGGCGGCCGGGGACGGGCTGACCGGCTCCGCGCCGCGGTTCGCAAACGGCCTCGCCTCGGGCCCGCGGTTCGCCGACGGGCTGACCGGCTCCGGGCCGCCGTTCGCGGTCCGCTGCGGCGGCAGCGCCCACGGCGACTCGCCGGGCCCCGCCCGCCGCCGTCCGTCCCGCCCGTCCCTGCCGGCGGGTGCGCGTCGGCCGGAGGGTCCGCCACGGCCCGGTCCGGCTCGGCCGGCCCGTGCACCGCCACGCGGACCGGCTCTGCCTCCGCGACCTGCCCGTGCGCTCCCGCACGGTCCGCCTCGGCCGGCGCGTCCTCCACCGCCCGGCGCCCCTCGACGGTCGTCCGGCCGGCGTCGGCCAGCGCCCGTCCGCCGTCGGCGGCGCCGCCCACCGGTCCGCCGTTGGCGGCGCCGCTCGCCGGTCCGCCGGCCGCGGACGCCTCGGCGGGCGGTACGGCGGCGACCGGCCCGTCCATCGTGAAGGGAAGGTTCAGATCCACCGGCGCCGGTTGGGCGACGCCCTGCGCCGCAACGCCGGGCTGGTGCGGCCGGTGCGGCGCGTACCCACTGCGCGGGTCGAGCGACGGGTACATCTGCGCGCCCAGGCTCGGGTAAGCGCTCTGCGGGTCGATCGCGCCCGCGTACGCGTTCGGCGGCTCGGCGTACCCGTTCCCGGCGGCGTGCGGCGGCGGGACGGTGGCCGGCGGGCGACCCGTCTCCGCCCAGGGCGGCGGGGCGGGGTCGGCCGGCCCGGGATCGGTCGGGTCCGGTCGCCACAGCGGTTCGATGTCCCGCTCCGGCGCCGGCTGCTGGCCGGGTACGTGGACCCGGTCGACGTTCTCGTCCACGGCGGTTCCTTCCCATTCCTCCTGCCGAGGATAGGCCCCCGCGGCCGAACCGCCCGGCTGTCGACGTCGATCTTCGCCGGCCCAGTCAGCGCGTCTCCTTCGCCGCGCCCGCCCGGCTGCCCGCGGGGTCAGGCCGTCCAGACCGCCCAGGCGCCCGGTTCGACCCACCAGGACCGCTTGCGGCTCAGCTCACCCTCAACCCCGTCGTCGAGGTACGGCACCCGCTCGTCGCGCGGGATGACCGCGACCGCGCGTCCCCGGGCCCGGCGCACCTCGAAACGCACCCGCTTCCTGCCGAGCACGGAGCGGGTGACGACGGGCAGAGCCACCGCGACCTCCACCACACCGTCGGCCGGGTCGGCGGCGGCGAGCAGCGGCAGCCCGTCGAGCTGGGCGTACCCGCCCGCGTTACCGACCGCGCAGGCCAGTAGCGGGTCGTCGCCGTCCGAGAGCACCGCGTCGTCGACCTCCACCCGCCCCCGCCAGTGCAGCGGCCGGCCGGCCTCGTCGGTCGCGCCGAGCAGCGCGCCGTCCAGGGTCACCGAGCCGCCGTCGTTGCGCAGCAGGTCGAGCCGGCGCGGGGTGCCGTCGAGCACCGCGGCGGCCACCGTCGCCGGGTCGCGCGGCAACCCGAGCTGCGCGGCCAGGTCCCGCTGCCCGCCGCCCCGGGCGGGGTCGAGCGGGAGTACGCCCACGGGCGGCAGGTCCGGCACCGTACGGTTGCCCGGCAGGTCGTCGGGTCGGCGGCTGGGCGGCGGAGCGTACCGGCGGACGAGCCGGCGCAGGACGGCGCGCAACTGGGCGTCGCTGGCCGTGGCGACGACCAGCCGGGTCTTGGAGTCCGGATCGGGCCAGGTGAGGCCGTCGGGGCGGGGCGGGGCGTCGAGCCGGGCCAGCACCTCGTCGATCTCGGCGTCGGAGCGGGCGGTGACCGTCTCGACCCGGGCGCCCCGGGCGGTGAGCGCGTCCGCGCAGGCCAGCACCGGTACCCGGGGGGTCTCGCAGCGCTCCTCCGCCGTCCCGGCGCCGGTGGTCTTCCCGGGGTCCTCCGGCGCGCCGCCGCAGCAGGCTCCGCCGCTGCCGCAGCCCCCACCGGGAGCGTCGCGCTCCGAGCCGAGGGTGAGCAGCACCACGTCGTACACGAAGCCTCCTGCCTCCCGGCACGACCCCTGCCGGCCGCGCCGTCACTACTTGTTAGCCTGACACCCCGGGCTCGCTGACCGGTCGCCACCTGGCACCCGAGCCTTCGGGAGGCGGTGGAGATGCCAGCGATCGTGCTCCTCGGCGCCCAGTGGGGCGATGAGGGCAAGGGCAAGGTTACCGACCTGCTCGGCGAGCGGGTCGACTACGTCGTGCGCTACTCCGGCGGTAACAACGCCGGCCACACGGTGATCACACCGGACGGGCAGAAGTACGCCCTGCACCTCATGCCATCGGGCGCGCTCTCGCCCAGCGCGATGATCGTCATCGGCAACGGCGTGGTGGTCGACCCGAAGGTGCTGCTGACCGAGATCGACGGGCTCGCCGAGCGCGGGGTCGACGTGTCCCGCCTGCGGATCTCCGGGGACGCGCACCTGATCATGCCGCACCACCGGGCGCTGGACCGGGTGGTCGAGCGCTACCTCGGCTCGTCCCGGATCGGCACCACCGGCCGGGGCATCGGCCCCGCGTACGGGGACAAGGTCGCCCGGATGGGCATCCGGCTGCAGGACCTGCTCGACCCGGGCATCCTGCGCAAGAAGCTGGAACTCGCGCTGCGCGAGAAGAACCAGATCCTGTTCAAGGTCTACAACCGCAAGGCGATCGACGTCGACGCGACCGTCGAGGAGTACCTGGGGTACGCGGAGCGGCTCCGGCCGTACATCGCGGAGACCCGGGTCATGCTCTGGGACGCCCTGGACCGCGGCGAGACGGTGCTGCTGGAGGGCGCCCAGGCCACCATGCTCGACATGGACCACGGCACCTACCCCTTCGTCACGTCGTCGAACCCGACGGCCGGCGGGGCGTGCGTGGGCGCCGGCATCCC is part of the Micromonospora olivasterospora genome and encodes:
- a CDS encoding 3' terminal RNA ribose 2'-O-methyltransferase Hen1, which codes for MLLTLTTTHHPATDLGYLLVKHPDRVQSFDLPAGAAHVLYPEANEHRCTAALLVEVDPLRLAGGRGRGGAKAQASTPDAFTLGQYVNDRPYAASSLLSSALGRVFRSALRGESRDRPELAARPIPLEVRVPVLRCRGGADLAARVFAPLGWTVTATPITLDEAHPEWGDSRYVDLTLTGTLRLSDALNHLYVLLPVLDDAKHYWVAPDEIDKLLRAGAGWLADHPERGTITRRYLAHRRALAGEALARLAEQRLADEPPADSVAGEEDEATPHRPSLAVRRREAALAALAASGATRVLDLGCGGGALLSALVGDRRYAEIVGTDVSTRALAIAAHRLRLDRLPQRQRDRIRLWQSALTYRDDRLRGYDAAVLMEVIEHVDPPRLPALEDAVFGHARPATVVVTTPNAEFNVRYEGLGAGRFRHADHRFEWTRAEFAAWVDRVGAAYGYTAEIRGVGDDDPEVGSPTQLAVLTSTETTTIRKEEPIR
- a CDS encoding LPXTG cell wall anchor domain-containing protein; amino-acid sequence: MLKHSTRRWLAGLGVAGAFVAASATPAVAAPAAQVELYFQNMTLAPGSPGKSDALHLFSDRPTVLHDVAVRYDYRSLVGKVTIAAQHGDCTTPEEGVLLCKEHFPVSVDDLNGTWTEDVTIVPTDKAAVDDSGDLKISLQVAGKGRGSYTSRIRIGEGVDLAGGPNTEFTVKPGGAFEAPLTVVNVGEKPVKDVVAWFDLDYSIRTKDRFSNCFYVEDHLIACLLDEEIPAGEGRTATLNFQLGKDTYAPGHEYGNARFLTYGDFEDLFDVREEAGARAAKRGSGPKLTLRDAPTKVTRAAQTDTDPTNNFTEWQITVSGDNGADLEAIGAKLTGKAGDVVAATVGFRNNGPATLDYLRTDMDVTYVDVTVPTGTTAVEVPFECAPRKGNANDWDEPGKPGGREYRCYPGPIAPAGEELTGEFRLRIDKVIANATGLVKVNVPCECDGGFYKDLKPANDTAKILVNAAAGDGGQGGGDGDDDGGTLPITGTSIGLVAGIGALLLVAGVGGYLVAKRRRTRFVA
- a CDS encoding phage holin family protein, coding for MGAVGFLIRLAITAVALWIATLVVPGVHVTARTGGDTALTLVVVALIFGVVNAVLKPVIRVVGCAFYLLTLGLFALVVNALLFLLTGWIARELDLPFRVDGFWAAFWGAVVVAVVSWLISVVIPDGRRER
- the fbaA gene encoding class II fructose-bisphosphate aldolase, which produces MPIASPEAYAEMLDRAKAGRFAYPAINVTSSQTLNAALKGFADAESDGIIQVSTGGAEYLSGPSVKDMVTGSVAFAAYAHEVAKNYPVNIALHTDHCPKDKLDKFVRPLMGISQERVKRGEEPLFQSHMWDGSAVPVAENLEIAEQLLGEAAKGKIVLEIEVGVVGGEEDGVENAINEKLYTTVEDGLAMVEALGLGEKGRYMAALTFGNVHGVYKPGNVKLRPQVLHDIQVAVGAKYGKEKPLSLVFHGGSGSLLSEIREALDYGVVKMNIDTDTQYCFTRPVADHMFRNYDGVLKVDGEVGNKKMYDPRVWGKAAEAGMAARIVEACEALRSTGTKMK
- a CDS encoding DUF3151 domain-containing protein translates to MQNLLPEPPATHLPDHADADAALAAAEAGGDQAYEAVAARFPTYSAAWGALASRALAAGQVVPAYAYARTGYHRGLDQLRRTGWKGHGPVPWSHAPNQGFLRCLYVLSRAAGEIGEADEAARCAQFLRDCDPAAADALASN
- a CDS encoding adenylosuccinate synthase; translation: MPAIVLLGAQWGDEGKGKVTDLLGERVDYVVRYSGGNNAGHTVITPDGQKYALHLMPSGALSPSAMIVIGNGVVVDPKVLLTEIDGLAERGVDVSRLRISGDAHLIMPHHRALDRVVERYLGSSRIGTTGRGIGPAYGDKVARMGIRLQDLLDPGILRKKLELALREKNQILFKVYNRKAIDVDATVEEYLGYAERLRPYIAETRVMLWDALDRGETVLLEGAQATMLDMDHGTYPFVTSSNPTAGGACVGAGIPPTAIGRVIAVSKAYTTRVGSGPFPTELFDDNGQHLRKVGHEYGTTTGRERRCGWFDAVVARYACRLNGVTDLVVTKLDVLTGMPKVPICVGYEINGERFDDMPMTQTDFHHAKPIYEELDGWWEDITQARTEAELPENARRYIARIEELCGTRVSVVGVGPGREENVTRHPLLP